A window from Ignavibacteriota bacterium encodes these proteins:
- a CDS encoding HAD family hydrolase: MQLKKYKHVIWDWNGTIFNDLQLCVDVGNNLFRKKNLPEISVEKYKSIFTIPVINYYISAGFDFDKESFEIVGKEWMDEYEKRKFECSLHENLIETIEKFKDWGIPQSLLSAYRQDNLLKMAEHFNLTKYFSHIVGLDNIYAAGKMDLGKNLMKILGNGHGETLMIGDTIHDFEVSQEIGADCILIANGHQNLETLEKTGAKIFNSLGELLKLF, encoded by the coding sequence ATGCAATTAAAGAAATATAAACACGTTATTTGGGATTGGAACGGTACTATTTTTAATGATTTACAACTTTGTGTTGATGTTGGAAATAATTTATTTAGAAAAAAAAATCTTCCGGAAATTAGTGTAGAAAAGTATAAATCAATTTTTACAATTCCGGTAATAAATTACTACATTTCTGCCGGTTTTGATTTTGATAAAGAATCATTTGAAATTGTTGGTAAAGAATGGATGGATGAATATGAAAAACGAAAATTTGAATGTTCACTACATGAAAATTTAATTGAAACAATCGAAAAATTTAAAGATTGGGGAATTCCGCAATCATTGCTTTCCGCATACCGACAAGATAATTTATTAAAAATGGCAGAACATTTTAATTTAACGAAATATTTTTCACACATTGTTGGATTAGATAATATTTACGCTGCCGGAAAAATGGATTTAGGAAAAAATTTGATGAAAATTCTTGGAAACGGTCACGGAGAAACTTTAATGATTGGAGATACAATTCACGATTTTGAAGTTTCACAAGAAATTGGCGCCGATTGTATTTTAATTGCAAATGGTCATCAAAATTTGGAAACTCTTGAAAAAACCGGCGCAAAGATATTCAATAGTCTGGGTGAGTTACTTAAATTATTTTAA
- a CDS encoding PAS domain S-box protein: MNVIKKILERVFNWGKISLYDKTKDKHNDVNVKLHPIKLRFPDILEHEFLNYYHKNAELQIKISSIIGSVFFIAFFPFDLYLVPHLFNEFFTLRVVVSLFIVGIAFTSSNLKNSKLAQILLSTASIIVGAVDISFIVIAFPKLNDSYYVGIILIYFWSYVFLKLKYFWAAVAGFSIFFIYEIVINFIITLESQIYFISSFYLFAANIAGIGIAYALEYYSRREYYQQLMIKNTHDLNFDLSEKISESKKVISQAQEKLMLQSKAIESAANSILIINRAGKIIFCNSATSDVTGFHHNEIIGKNPRILKSGKHDDLFYKNMWNTVLSGKVWSGEIINKKKNGELYYEEMVITPVNGNGSNKITHFVAIKQDITLRKNMEKDLFESEKRFRGLFENATRGLYRTTENGKVLMMNNALFKMLGYNSFEEMQNTDLNSNGYVNPSRRKEFIDTVKSNGNIIGFESEWRKKDGSKIFISESARKDFDEFGNLFFEGTVEDITKRKLAELELQQSKELLQKVFDNVYNAIFIHDVNGKVLNVNDKVLNLYNVTISQAKNLTIQDFSDVNNPFEKVIEMWKKALLGETFLFEWKAKRPFKNLTFDVEVFLTKISINQKDYILANVRDITEQKRAEEALISAKEMAEKSDKTKSNFLAGMSHEIRTPINTILNFISLIKSDLGENINEDTKSSFEMIDSGSRRLIRTIDSIINMSQLQAGSYELKLEELSIVNLISPLYREFKLAAEQKNLKFELIINSNNPNINADSYTITQLFINLIDNAIKYTKVGSIIIEISDDGNFVVVKISDSGIGISEEFLPTLFEPFFQEEMGYTRSFEGNGLGLALVKKYIELNNGIIYVESKKGIGSTFTVKLLKSSK, from the coding sequence TTGAATGTAATTAAAAAAATATTAGAAAGAGTTTTTAATTGGGGAAAAATATCTCTATATGATAAAACCAAGGATAAGCATAACGATGTTAATGTTAAACTCCATCCTATAAAGTTAAGGTTTCCAGATATTTTAGAACATGAGTTTTTAAATTATTACCATAAAAATGCCGAATTACAAATTAAAATTTCTTCAATTATTGGATCCGTTTTTTTTATTGCATTTTTCCCTTTTGATTTATACTTGGTTCCGCATTTGTTTAATGAGTTTTTTACACTCCGGGTAGTTGTTTCATTATTTATTGTTGGAATTGCATTTACATCAAGCAATCTGAAAAATTCAAAGCTTGCACAAATTCTTTTAAGTACTGCATCAATAATAGTTGGCGCAGTTGACATTTCATTTATTGTTATTGCCTTTCCAAAACTAAACGATTCATATTATGTTGGTATAATTCTAATTTATTTTTGGAGTTATGTTTTTTTAAAACTCAAATATTTTTGGGCAGCGGTGGCGGGTTTTTCAATATTTTTTATTTATGAAATTGTGATAAATTTCATTATTACCCTAGAATCTCAAATTTATTTTATCAGTTCATTTTATTTATTTGCAGCAAACATTGCCGGAATTGGTATTGCATATGCTTTAGAATATTATTCTCGCCGAGAATATTATCAACAATTAATGATTAAAAATACTCATGATTTGAATTTTGATTTAAGTGAAAAAATTAGCGAAAGTAAAAAAGTAATAAGTCAAGCTCAAGAAAAATTAATGCTGCAAAGTAAAGCAATAGAGTCAGCAGCAAACAGTATTTTAATTATTAATAGAGCCGGAAAAATTATTTTCTGCAATTCTGCAACTTCCGATGTAACCGGTTTTCACCACAATGAAATAATTGGAAAAAATCCTAGAATTCTTAAATCCGGAAAACATGATGATTTGTTTTATAAAAATATGTGGAATACTGTTTTAAGTGGTAAAGTTTGGTCGGGTGAAATAATAAATAAAAAGAAAAACGGCGAACTTTATTATGAGGAAATGGTGATAACTCCGGTAAACGGAAATGGTTCAAATAAAATAACTCACTTTGTTGCAATAAAACAAGACATCACATTAAGAAAAAATATGGAAAAAGATTTGTTCGAAAGTGAGAAAAGATTTAGAGGATTGTTTGAAAATGCAACGCGGGGTCTTTATAGAACCACTGAAAACGGCAAAGTATTAATGATGAATAATGCTCTATTTAAAATGCTTGGGTATAATTCATTTGAAGAAATGCAAAACACAGATTTGAATTCAAACGGCTATGTAAATCCCTCAAGAAGAAAAGAATTTATTGATACTGTAAAATCCAACGGTAATATAATAGGATTTGAATCAGAGTGGCGTAAAAAAGACGGATCGAAAATATTTATTTCGGAAAGTGCAAGAAAAGATTTTGATGAATTCGGAAATCTATTTTTTGAAGGAACGGTTGAAGATATTACAAAAAGAAAATTAGCTGAATTGGAATTGCAGCAATCGAAGGAATTACTACAAAAAGTATTTGATAATGTATATAACGCTATTTTTATTCACGATGTTAACGGAAAAGTCCTAAATGTAAATGACAAAGTTTTAAATTTATACAATGTTACAATTTCTCAAGCAAAAAACTTAACAATTCAAGATTTTTCAGATGTTAATAATCCTTTTGAAAAAGTTATCGAAATGTGGAAAAAGGCTTTGTTGGGTGAAACTTTTTTGTTTGAATGGAAAGCAAAAAGACCTTTTAAAAATTTGACTTTTGATGTTGAAGTGTTTCTAACAAAAATATCGATAAATCAAAAGGATTATATTCTTGCAAACGTTAGAGATATTACAGAACAAAAAAGAGCTGAGGAGGCATTAATTTCAGCAAAGGAGATGGCTGAAAAATCTGACAAAACAAAATCTAACTTTTTAGCTGGAATGTCTCATGAAATAAGAACTCCAATAAACACAATTCTAAACTTTATTTCACTTATTAAATCAGACTTGGGAGAAAATATTAATGAAGACACAAAATCCTCTTTTGAAATGATTGATAGTGGAAGCCGAAGATTAATTAGAACCATTGATTCAATAATTAACATGTCACAATTACAAGCAGGTTCATATGAATTGAAACTTGAAGAACTTTCTATAGTAAATTTGATTAGCCCACTTTACCGAGAATTTAAACTTGCTGCCGAACAGAAAAATTTAAAATTCGAGCTAATAATAAACTCTAACAATCCAAATATTAATGCGGATTCATATACCATCACACAATTATTTATAAATCTTATCGATAACGCAATAAAATATACAAAAGTTGGTAGCATCATTATTGAAATTTCTGATGATGGAAATTTCGTGGTTGTAAAAATTTCTGATAGTGGAATTGGAATTTCTGAAGAATTTTTACCAACACTTTTTGAACCATTTTTTCAAGAAGAAATGGGTTATACCAGATCATTTGAAGGAAACGGCTTAGGTCTTGCTTTGGTTAAAAAATATATAGAATTAAATAACGGTATTATTTATGTTGAAAGCAAAAAGGGTATTGGAAGTACATTTACTGTAAAATTATTAAAATCCTCTAAATAA
- the msrA gene encoding peptide-methionine (S)-S-oxide reductase MsrA, with product MKKITLLVIVITIILSTNENIFSQKIKKEKNMQTEIATFGTGCFWCTETIFEKLKGVESAVSGYSGGTQENPTYKEVCTGNTGHAEVIQITFDPSVISFKEMLEVFWKTHDPTTLNRQGEDVGTQYRSAIFYHNDEQKKLAEEYKSKLESAKVYNNPIVTEITKFTKFYPAENYHQDYYEQNKSQPYCSFVITPKVEKFKKVFESKLK from the coding sequence ATGAAAAAAATTACTTTATTAGTTATTGTTATTACTATTATTTTATCAACCAACGAAAATATTTTTTCACAAAAAATTAAGAAAGAAAAAAATATGCAGACTGAAATTGCAACTTTTGGAACCGGCTGTTTTTGGTGTACAGAAACAATTTTTGAAAAATTAAAAGGTGTTGAATCGGCAGTTTCTGGTTACAGCGGCGGAACACAGGAAAATCCCACATATAAAGAGGTATGCACCGGAAATACCGGACATGCAGAAGTTATTCAAATTACTTTTGATCCATCTGTTATTTCGTTCAAGGAAATGTTGGAAGTTTTTTGGAAAACACACGATCCAACAACTTTAAACCGACAAGGTGAAGACGTTGGAACTCAATACAGATCAGCAATTTTTTATCACAACGATGAACAAAAGAAATTAGCAGAAGAATATAAATCTAAATTAGAATCTGCAAAAGTTTATAACAATCCAATTGTTACGGAAATTACCAAATTCACAAAATTTTATCCGGCGGAAAATTATCATCAAGATTATTACGAACAAAATAAGTCTCAACCTTACTGCAGTTTTGTGATTACTCCAAAAGTAGAAAAATTTAAGAAAGTTTTTGAATCAAAGTTAAAATAA
- a CDS encoding PhnD/SsuA/transferrin family substrate-binding protein gives MKNSIIKILFVFLLFTGGLFSQSKSVKNNLKPIYVGFSISLFNDVDIRDATAAIKMWGDELLKGMDAKFTPETNIYETNAEIVEALNSKKIDLIALPVTDYLEIRNKTEIEPNLTTLVNGKPGYEFIVVVRKDKNYKKIEDLKNKIINIPSKTGGGLIKIWLTVLLNEKGKNFDKFFAEVRETEKPSKSLLPVFFNQIDASIVPAESFYTILELNPQLKNELTIIEKSPILLNGIMCVSKNIDSPVKKALLDVCVKLEKTVSGKQILNLFKSENLILFEDSHLKNILELTEKYAKIKKKKM, from the coding sequence ATGAAAAATTCTATTATAAAAATTCTTTTTGTTTTTTTACTTTTTACGGGCGGATTGTTTTCTCAGTCAAAAAGTGTAAAGAATAATTTAAAACCTATTTACGTTGGTTTCTCAATTTCGTTGTTTAACGATGTTGATATTAGAGACGCAACCGCGGCAATTAAAATGTGGGGTGATGAGTTATTAAAAGGTATGGATGCAAAATTCACTCCCGAAACCAATATTTACGAAACGAATGCCGAAATTGTTGAAGCGCTAAATAGTAAAAAAATCGATTTAATTGCTTTGCCTGTTACAGATTATTTAGAAATTAGAAACAAAACAGAAATTGAACCCAATCTAACTACGTTGGTAAACGGAAAACCCGGATATGAATTTATTGTTGTTGTTAGAAAGGATAAAAACTATAAAAAGATAGAAGACTTAAAAAATAAGATAATAAATATTCCTTCAAAAACCGGGGGCGGTTTAATAAAAATATGGTTAACGGTTTTGCTTAATGAAAAAGGAAAGAATTTTGATAAGTTCTTTGCGGAAGTAAGGGAAACCGAAAAGCCCTCAAAATCTTTATTGCCGGTATTTTTCAATCAAATTGATGCCAGCATTGTTCCGGCGGAGTCTTTTTATACTATACTAGAATTAAATCCTCAATTAAAAAATGAACTAACAATTATAGAAAAAAGTCCAATTCTCCTTAATGGAATTATGTGTGTAAGCAAAAATATAGATTCGCCAGTTAAAAAAGCACTTCTTGATGTTTGTGTGAAATTGGAAAAAACTGTTTCCGGAAAACAAATTTTAAACTTATTTAAATCTGAAAATCTTATTCTTTTTGAAGACTCACATCTTAAAAATATTCTTGAATTAACAGAAAAGTATGCAAAAATTAAAAAGAAAAAAATGTAA
- a CDS encoding PhnD/SsuA/transferrin family substrate-binding protein, with amino-acid sequence MKKLFIKNIFCIYFTITLLLSINGKILFAQIVETKSEANIGITKEMFSDVNIRDAKAIINLWAKMVHEKVAYNVKSSSFIYEDMQQLIKDINETKVDYIFLSTPQYLKYKSSLKLKPYYGTLINKQKSFDFYLMIRNNKNIKFFSELKNSTIAVQGGRFKLMGELFLDYLCLKNGVTEKEKFFKKIIYDDNASKTILSTFFGKTDACIVTNSTFEITSEMNPQINNTLRIFSEKENLVNDLFCFRNDIPKNEVARAIGFGNQIDSDPKSSQVYKIFKIDGSFLLSDSDLASTFEFWEDYNKLKNKKKN; translated from the coding sequence ATGAAAAAGCTTTTTATAAAAAACATATTCTGTATTTATTTTACTATAACTTTATTGCTTTCAATAAACGGTAAAATTTTATTTGCTCAAATTGTTGAAACAAAGTCCGAAGCAAATATTGGAATTACAAAAGAGATGTTTTCCGATGTAAATATTAGAGATGCAAAGGCAATAATAAACTTGTGGGCAAAAATGGTTCATGAAAAGGTTGCGTACAATGTTAAATCATCTTCTTTCATATATGAAGATATGCAACAATTAATAAAGGATATTAATGAAACAAAGGTTGATTATATTTTTTTAAGTACTCCTCAATATTTAAAATATAAATCATCGTTAAAATTAAAACCCTACTATGGAACTTTGATAAATAAACAGAAGTCTTTTGATTTTTATCTTATGATTAGAAACAATAAGAACATTAAATTTTTTAGTGAATTAAAGAATTCCACTATTGCGGTGCAAGGTGGAAGGTTTAAATTGATGGGGGAATTATTTCTTGATTATTTATGTCTTAAAAATGGTGTTACTGAAAAAGAGAAGTTTTTCAAAAAAATTATATATGATGATAATGCTTCAAAAACAATTTTAAGCACTTTTTTTGGAAAAACTGATGCATGTATTGTTACAAACAGCACTTTTGAAATAACTTCAGAAATGAATCCACAGATAAACAATACCTTAAGAATATTTAGTGAGAAAGAAAATTTAGTTAACGATTTGTTCTGTTTCCGAAATGATATTCCGAAAAATGAAGTAGCAAGGGCGATTGGTTTTGGTAATCAAATTGATTCAGATCCAAAATCTTCCCAGGTTTATAAAATATTTAAAATTGATGGGTCTTTTCTATTAAGTGATTCCGATCTGGCTTCAACTTTTGAATTTTGGGAAGACTACAACAAACTTAAAAATAAAAAGAAAAACTAA
- a CDS encoding class I SAM-dependent methyltransferase, with amino-acid sequence MQNFWDERYSKEEYIYGTEPNKFLKEILTELKPGKILFPAEGEGRNSAFAAELGWEVYAFDSSKIAIEKAEKLYKIKNIKVNYSFSTLEDFTWEENYFDCIALIFVHPPENLRKIIHQNLIKYLRHGGFLILEGFSKNQIKHNSGGPRNFDVLFSEEIIKTDFGSLKEVELYSVEKEIFEGNYHNGKVSVVDLLAQKI; translated from the coding sequence ATGCAAAACTTTTGGGATGAAAGATATTCAAAAGAAGAATATATATACGGAACCGAACCAAATAAATTTCTTAAAGAAATTTTAACTGAATTAAAACCCGGAAAAATATTATTTCCGGCAGAAGGTGAAGGAAGAAATTCCGCATTTGCCGCAGAACTTGGCTGGGAGGTTTACGCATTTGATTCTTCTAAAATTGCAATTGAAAAAGCTGAAAAACTTTACAAAATAAAAAATATTAAAGTAAATTATTCTTTTAGCACATTAGAAGATTTTACCTGGGAAGAAAATTATTTTGATTGCATCGCTTTAATTTTTGTTCATCCACCGGAAAATTTAAGAAAAATAATTCATCAAAATTTGATTAAATATTTAAGACACGGGGGCTTTTTAATACTGGAAGGTTTTTCTAAAAATCAAATTAAACATAATTCCGGCGGACCAAGAAATTTTGATGTGTTGTTTTCCGAAGAAATAATTAAAACAGATTTTGGATCTCTTAAAGAGGTTGAGCTATATTCGGTGGAAAAAGAAATTTTTGAAGGAAATTACCACAATGGAAAAGTTTCTGTTGTTGATTTGTTGGCTCAAAAGATATAA
- a CDS encoding PAS domain-containing sensor histidine kinase, protein MKTNTNKSFLTILQKFFWDESYKSESDINVSRKTMMINYIIISTTVYLFFFGFLAISQNNYLVGVTDFTVLIIVSIARVVYLKNHNEKLLSYVIINLFGIFLIFLIYSSGVNLSSSLWSYIFPTVIMFVLGRKVGRIYIIAFIIIVCVLFFFNITINQYSINFKLRFLGSFLAVSILSYFIEFIREKTQFELEEKNKEIEKSFSYLEQKEKALTEREKHYRTLFECSNDAIFLMDGSTFIDCNPRTLEMFGCERNEIIGQPPYKFSPMFQPDGILSEEKAHLKINSALTGNSQIFDWTHCKLDGTEFFTEVRLDAIELNNNKLLLASVRDITERKIASDKLKLAKENAEKSDRLKSDFLAQMSHEIRTPINTILNYTSLLQMEFGDKVSEDNSGSFKAIQKSSQRLIRTIDLILNISDVEAGTYEPNFENLNILEKVLEPAANEFFPAAHNKNLYLTLTYPKNKNCCKTKIDIYTIYQAISNLLDNSIKYTDSGGINISIDDFERNFIVKISDTGIGISKEYLPHLFEKFSQEESGYSRKYEGNGLGLSLVKKYCEINNINISVQSEKGAGTTFILDFHKTDI, encoded by the coding sequence ATGAAAACGAATACTAACAAAAGTTTTCTCACAATATTACAAAAATTTTTTTGGGATGAGAGTTATAAATCCGAATCAGATATAAACGTTTCAAGAAAAACAATGATGATAAATTATATCATCATTTCTACTACCGTTTATTTATTTTTCTTTGGCTTCCTTGCAATATCACAAAACAATTATCTTGTGGGAGTTACCGATTTTACTGTTCTAATAATAGTTTCCATAGCCCGTGTGGTTTATTTAAAAAATCACAATGAAAAATTATTAAGCTATGTAATAATTAATTTGTTCGGAATCTTTTTAATTTTTTTAATATACAGCAGCGGTGTTAACTTATCTTCTTCTTTGTGGTCATATATTTTTCCAACCGTAATTATGTTTGTTCTTGGAAGAAAAGTCGGCAGAATTTATATAATTGCATTTATAATAATTGTTTGTGTTTTATTTTTTTTCAACATTACAATAAATCAATATTCTATAAACTTTAAACTTAGATTTTTGGGATCTTTTTTAGCGGTTTCTATACTCAGTTACTTTATTGAATTTATACGCGAAAAAACTCAGTTTGAGTTAGAGGAAAAAAACAAAGAAATAGAAAAATCTTTTTCATATTTAGAGCAAAAAGAAAAAGCATTAACCGAACGTGAAAAACATTATAGAACATTATTCGAATGCTCAAATGATGCAATATTTTTAATGGATGGAAGCACATTCATTGATTGTAATCCCAGAACATTAGAAATGTTTGGTTGCGAAAGAAACGAAATTATTGGTCAACCTCCATATAAATTTTCACCCATGTTTCAACCTGATGGAATTTTATCCGAAGAAAAAGCACATTTAAAAATAAATTCTGCTTTAACGGGAAATTCACAAATTTTTGATTGGACGCATTGCAAATTAGATGGAACAGAATTTTTTACGGAAGTTCGATTAGATGCTATTGAATTAAATAATAATAAATTACTTCTTGCAAGTGTTCGAGATATTACAGAAAGGAAAATTGCATCGGACAAATTAAAACTTGCCAAGGAAAATGCTGAAAAATCGGATCGATTAAAATCAGATTTTCTTGCACAAATGTCACACGAAATTCGAACCCCAATTAATACAATTTTAAATTACACTTCTTTGCTGCAAATGGAGTTTGGAGATAAAGTAAGTGAAGACAATTCCGGAAGTTTTAAAGCGATTCAAAAATCATCTCAAAGATTAATACGTACAATAGATTTAATTCTAAATATTTCTGATGTTGAAGCCGGAACTTATGAACCCAATTTTGAAAATCTAAATATTTTGGAAAAAGTTTTGGAACCGGCGGCAAATGAATTTTTTCCCGCTGCGCACAATAAAAATTTATATCTAACATTAACATATCCCAAAAATAAAAATTGCTGCAAAACCAAAATTGATATTTATACAATATACCAAGCTATTTCAAACTTGCTAGATAATTCAATAAAATATACAGATTCTGGCGGAATAAATATTTCCATTGACGATTTTGAGAGAAATTTTATAGTTAAGATTTCTGATACCGGGATTGGAATTAGTAAAGAATATTTACCGCATCTATTTGAAAAATTCAGTCAAGAAGAAAGCGGATACAGCCGAAAATATGAAGGAAATGGTTTAGGTTTATCACTTGTAAAAAAATATTGCGAAATTAATAATATTAACATTTCTGTTCAAAGTGAAAAGGGAGCTGGCACAACGTTTATTCTTGATTTTCACAAGACCGACATTTAG
- a CDS encoding PhnD/SsuA/transferrin family substrate-binding protein, which yields MVNQNNESLFAQTNIKVNFTLGMSVDLLEDVNIKDAKVTLDLWTKLLASNMKEIEKLDVIFINNDDELLKAANKELVDILYISSLQYLKNTGNLNIVPLVKTHIDENVFYDIVICSYKGSNVNDFLSMKDKKILVQGGKYKKINELWLDLLCLQNGIADRNKFFRKVEFTEKPLQTVLPVFLKKTDLCLVNSGSLELLSEMNPQIPKSLEILFKRTRLTNDLICVNKNLTEENRKLILNFSINHKKLPKTDQVYKIFKTFGASEVKESDLNGIRSLFNEYQDLVKKKQR from the coding sequence TTGGTTAATCAAAATAATGAGTCCCTTTTTGCCCAGACAAATATTAAAGTTAATTTTACGTTGGGAATGTCTGTTGATTTATTAGAAGATGTAAATATTAAAGATGCAAAAGTAACACTTGATTTATGGACTAAGTTACTAGCTTCAAATATGAAAGAAATTGAAAAGCTTGACGTAATATTTATTAACAATGATGATGAGCTGCTAAAAGCGGCAAATAAAGAATTGGTTGATATTCTATATATTAGTTCTTTGCAATATTTAAAAAATACAGGGAATTTAAATATTGTTCCGCTTGTAAAAACACATATAGATGAAAATGTCTTTTATGATATTGTAATTTGTTCATACAAAGGATCCAATGTTAATGATTTTCTTTCTATGAAAGATAAAAAGATTTTAGTTCAGGGCGGAAAGTATAAAAAGATAAATGAACTTTGGCTTGATTTACTTTGTTTACAAAATGGAATAGCTGATAGAAACAAATTTTTTAGAAAAGTAGAGTTCACAGAAAAGCCATTACAGACTGTGCTTCCGGTTTTCTTAAAGAAAACGGATCTTTGTCTGGTAAATAGTGGTTCGTTGGAACTTTTATCAGAAATGAATCCGCAGATTCCAAAATCTTTAGAAATACTCTTTAAAAGAACTCGTTTGACAAATGATCTTATTTGCGTAAACAAAAATTTAACTGAGGAAAATCGGAAATTAATTCTAAATTTTTCTATTAACCATAAAAAATTGCCAAAAACCGACCAGGTTTACAAAATATTTAAAACCTTTGGTGCTTCGGAGGTAAAAGAATCTGATTTAAATGGTATAAGATCGCTATTTAATGAATATCAAGATCTGGTAAAGAAAAAACAACGCTGA
- a CDS encoding TolC family protein, protein MNGIRRNLILCFLILCLFTSYNSQAQTNVFEKELDLETCISHALKNHPMNSVNKNSIGISESQLNQANSAYWPQINLSASISTMDEAPNFIFPASTFNIPLEIPGLELGGIEVPEQDIKLFDKTMIMGSLELTYPLYTGGYISSLIGQAESALLLAQEEAKKNELQIVADVKKRFYAVYLLQKLTEIGDESLARLETTLELTKNLYLNGSGTVSKTDFLKNKILVDNIRSINFSFKHNLELAKSALLNSLGEKLQYNISVIRDSLKLNSAYLNFDELLSTAYQNNPTWKTLEIAQSIFENKVDEAFSGYLPKVGLMGSLSLLENSYKYGLVSDKNKFNWTVGLGVQMPIFNGFRTSAEVDESNYKLEKIKSQKLLLENGLEILVKKALVEFNSASDQLASLKSAMYSATENCELNDRAYQSELVELRDLLEAQLFEAIMKVQYYKAQFTYYEALAELEFTIGKNLN, encoded by the coding sequence ATGAATGGAATTAGAAGAAATTTAATACTTTGTTTTTTGATTCTTTGTTTATTTACATCATACAATTCTCAAGCACAGACAAATGTTTTTGAAAAAGAATTGGATTTAGAAACATGCATTTCTCACGCATTAAAAAATCATCCAATGAATTCTGTAAACAAAAATTCAATCGGAATTTCTGAATCTCAACTTAATCAAGCAAATTCTGCTTATTGGCCTCAAATAAATTTATCTGCTTCAATTTCTACAATGGATGAAGCGCCCAATTTTATTTTTCCCGCATCAACTTTTAATATTCCTTTGGAAATTCCCGGGCTTGAATTAGGCGGAATAGAAGTTCCTGAACAAGATATTAAATTATTTGATAAAACAATGATTATGGGTTCTCTGGAATTAACTTATCCGCTTTATACCGGTGGATATATTTCTTCATTAATCGGACAAGCGGAAAGTGCTTTGCTGCTTGCTCAAGAAGAAGCAAAGAAAAATGAATTGCAAATAGTTGCCGATGTTAAAAAAAGGTTTTATGCAGTTTATCTTCTTCAAAAACTTACTGAAATTGGTGATGAATCTTTGGCTCGATTAGAAACAACTTTAGAGCTTACAAAAAATTTATATTTAAATGGTTCCGGTACAGTATCAAAAACTGATTTTCTAAAAAATAAAATTCTGGTTGATAATATTCGATCAATAAATTTTTCATTCAAACATAATTTAGAATTAGCTAAATCTGCATTGCTAAATTCTTTGGGTGAAAAATTACAATACAATATTTCCGTTATAAGGGATTCTCTTAAACTCAATAGTGCATATTTAAATTTTGACGAACTGCTTTCTACAGCTTATCAAAACAATCCTACGTGGAAAACCTTAGAAATTGCTCAATCAATTTTTGAAAATAAAGTTGATGAAGCTTTCAGCGGATATTTGCCAAAAGTTGGATTGATGGGTTCTTTAAGTTTACTTGAAAATTCTTACAAATATGGATTAGTTAGCGATAAAAATAAATTTAATTGGACCGTTGGACTTGGAGTGCAAATGCCAATATTTAACGGATTTAGAACATCCGCAGAAGTTGATGAATCAAATTATAAATTGGAGAAAATTAAAAGTCAGAAATTATTATTAGAAAATGGTTTAGAAATTTTGGTTAAAAAAGCATTGGTGGAATTTAATTCTGCTTCCGATCAATTGGCATCGTTAAAATCTGCAATGTATTCTGCAACGGAAAACTGCGAACTAAATGATAGAGCTTATCAAAGTGAACTTGTAGAATTGAGAGATTTGTTGGAAGCTCAATTGTTCGAAGCAATTATGAAAGTTCAATATTATAAGGCACAATTTACTTATTATGAAGCTTTAGCCGAACTTGAGTTTACAATTGGAAAAAATCTGAATTAA